In Streptomyces sp. NBC_00448, the following are encoded in one genomic region:
- the kynU gene encoding kynureninase, with product MSDVPSVPAALALDALAERAAALDAADLLAPVRDRFFLGGSSPAEGRGGGTVYLDGNSLGALPTTVLPRLTEVIGREWGELRIRSWEESGWWTAPERIGDRIAPLVGAAPGQVVVGDSTSVNVFKALIAAIRMAPQDRDEILVDAATFPTDGYIAQSAARFTGRTVRAVPAGTIAEAAGARTAVALVNHVDYRTGRLHDLPAVTAALHAAGALAVWDLCHSAGALPVALDADGVDLAVGCTYKYLNGGPGAPAYLYVRAEHQPRFDSPLPGWNSHADPFGMAREYVAAEGAPRGRVGTPEILSLLALDAALDVWEGVALADVRAKSLALTDFFLDCVAAAAPTGQLRAMTPEAHAERGSQVSLRCADAGEVMRELIARGVVGDFRPPDVLRFGFTPLYTRYVDAWRAARVLADILEERDPTPAGARPGAGTDTRPDGHPDGDREGNP from the coding sequence ATGTCTGACGTCCCCTCCGTCCCCGCCGCCCTCGCCCTGGACGCGCTCGCCGAGCGCGCCGCCGCCCTCGATGCCGCCGACCTCCTCGCACCTGTCAGGGATCGCTTCTTCCTCGGCGGCAGCTCCCCTGCCGAAGGCCGTGGGGGAGGCACCGTCTACCTCGACGGCAACTCGCTGGGCGCGCTGCCCACCACGGTGCTGCCGCGGCTGACCGAGGTGATCGGCCGTGAGTGGGGCGAACTGCGCATCCGCTCCTGGGAGGAGAGCGGCTGGTGGACGGCGCCCGAGCGGATCGGCGACCGGATCGCCCCGCTGGTCGGTGCCGCGCCGGGCCAGGTCGTGGTCGGCGACTCCACCAGCGTCAACGTCTTCAAGGCGCTGATCGCCGCCATCCGTATGGCCCCCCAGGACCGCGACGAGATCCTGGTCGACGCCGCCACCTTCCCCACCGACGGCTACATCGCGCAGTCCGCGGCCCGCTTCACGGGCCGGACCGTGCGAGCCGTGCCCGCGGGCACGATCGCCGAGGCGGCCGGCGCCCGCACCGCCGTCGCCCTCGTCAACCACGTGGACTACCGCACCGGCCGGCTGCACGACCTGCCCGCCGTCACCGCCGCCCTGCACGCGGCCGGGGCACTGGCCGTATGGGACCTGTGCCACAGCGCCGGGGCCCTGCCGGTCGCCCTGGACGCCGACGGGGTGGACCTCGCGGTCGGCTGCACCTACAAGTACCTCAACGGCGGGCCAGGCGCGCCGGCGTACCTCTACGTGCGAGCCGAGCACCAGCCCCGCTTCGACTCCCCGCTGCCCGGCTGGAACTCGCACGCCGACCCCTTCGGCATGGCCCGCGAGTACGTGGCCGCCGAGGGCGCGCCGCGCGGACGCGTGGGCACGCCGGAGATCCTGTCGCTGCTCGCGCTGGACGCGGCCCTCGACGTCTGGGAAGGCGTCGCGCTCGCCGATGTGCGCGCCAAGAGCCTCGCCCTGACCGACTTCTTCCTCGACTGCGTGGCCGCGGCCGCCCCCACCGGACAGCTGCGGGCCATGACGCCCGAGGCACACGCGGAACGGGGCAGCCAGGTGTCGCTGCGCTGCGCGGACGCCGGCGAGGTGATGCGCGAGCTGATCGCACGCGGCGTCGTGGGCGACTTCAGGCCGCCCGATGTGCTGCGCTTCGGCTTCACCCCGCTCTACACCCGCTACGTGGACGCCTGGCGCGCCGCCCGTGTGCTGGCCGACATCCTTGAGGAACGCGACCCCACCCCCGCTGGTGCCCGCCCGGGCGCCGGCACCGATACCCGACCCGACGGCCACCCCGACGGCGACCGCGAAGGGAACCCGTAA
- a CDS encoding Crp/Fnr family transcriptional regulator produces the protein MDDVLRRAPLFAALDDEQAAELRASMTEVTLARGDALFHEGDPGDRLYVVTEGKVKLHRTSPDGRENMLAVVGPGELIGELSLFDPGPRTATGTALTEVKLLGLGHGDLQPWLNVRPEVSTALLRAVARRLRRTNDVMSDLVFSDVPGRVAKALLDLSRRFGVQSEEGIHVVHDLTQEELAQLVGASRETVNKALADFAGRGWLRLEARAVILLDVERLAKRSR, from the coding sequence GTGGACGACGTTCTGCGCCGTGCCCCGCTTTTCGCGGCGCTCGACGACGAGCAGGCCGCTGAACTGCGTGCCTCCATGACCGAGGTCACGCTGGCGCGTGGCGACGCGCTGTTCCACGAGGGTGACCCCGGGGACCGGCTGTACGTCGTGACCGAGGGCAAGGTGAAACTGCACCGCACCTCGCCCGACGGCCGGGAGAACATGCTGGCCGTGGTGGGCCCCGGCGAGTTGATCGGCGAGCTGTCGCTCTTCGACCCCGGTCCGCGCACCGCCACCGGCACCGCGCTCACCGAGGTGAAGCTGCTCGGCCTGGGCCATGGCGACCTCCAGCCCTGGCTGAACGTACGGCCCGAGGTCTCCACCGCGCTGCTGCGCGCGGTCGCCCGGCGCCTGCGCCGCACCAACGACGTCATGTCCGACCTGGTCTTCTCCGACGTGCCCGGCCGTGTCGCCAAGGCCCTGCTGGACCTGTCCCGCCGCTTCGGCGTGCAGTCCGAAGAGGGCATCCACGTCGTGCACGACCTCACCCAGGAGGAGTTGGCGCAGCTCGTCGGCGCCTCCCGCGAGACCGTGAACAAGGCGCTCGCCGACTTCGCCGGCCGCGGCTGGCTGCGGCTGGAGGCTCGCGCGGTCATCCTCCTCGACGTGGAGCGGCTCGCGAAGCGCAGCCGGTAG
- the nhaA gene encoding Na+/H+ antiporter NhaA has translation MTEQPRRRSSVLFGRLPLPERNFVADALRTETVGGILLLLAAVIALIWANTLHHSYESTAHFHFGPSALGLHLSVAHWSADGLLAVFFFVAGIELKRELVAGELREPAKAALPVIAALCGMAAPAVVYTVVAAAGGGSLKGWAVPTATDIAFALAVLAVLGTALPSALRAFLLTLAVVDDLFAILIIAIFFTSGLNYAALAGAAACLVLFWLLQRAGVHGWYVYVPLALVTWALMYNSGVHATISGVAMGLMLRCTRQGDEQHPPAERVEHLVRPLSAGLAVPLFALFAAGVSISGGALADVFHRPETLGVVLGLVCGKTIGVFGGTWLAVRFTRAELNPDLRWPDVLALATLSGIGFTVSLLIGELAFAAHPKLADEAKAAVLVGSVIAAVLAAVLLKLRNDRYRKLTTEEERDDDGDGIPDIYEQDQPAYHMRMAEILERQAAEHRRLAALARRRQAGGPDDT, from the coding sequence GTGACCGAGCAGCCGCGCCGCCGCTCCTCAGTCCTCTTCGGCCGTCTCCCGCTGCCCGAACGGAACTTCGTCGCCGACGCCCTGCGCACCGAGACCGTCGGCGGCATCCTGCTGCTGCTCGCCGCCGTCATCGCCCTCATCTGGGCGAACACCCTCCACCACAGCTACGAGTCCACCGCGCACTTCCACTTCGGCCCGTCCGCGCTCGGCCTCCACCTGTCCGTCGCGCACTGGTCGGCGGACGGCCTGCTCGCCGTCTTCTTCTTCGTCGCCGGCATCGAACTCAAACGCGAACTCGTCGCGGGCGAACTGCGCGAACCGGCCAAGGCCGCGCTCCCCGTCATCGCCGCCCTGTGCGGCATGGCCGCGCCCGCGGTCGTGTACACCGTGGTGGCCGCCGCGGGCGGCGGCTCGCTCAAGGGCTGGGCGGTGCCCACCGCCACCGACATCGCCTTCGCACTCGCCGTCCTCGCCGTGCTCGGCACCGCACTGCCCTCGGCACTGCGCGCGTTCCTGCTCACCCTCGCCGTCGTCGACGACCTCTTCGCGATCCTGATCATCGCGATCTTCTTCACCTCCGGCCTCAACTACGCGGCCCTGGCCGGCGCGGCAGCGTGCCTGGTGCTGTTCTGGCTGCTGCAACGCGCCGGCGTGCACGGCTGGTACGTGTACGTCCCGCTCGCGCTCGTCACCTGGGCCTTGATGTACAACAGCGGCGTCCACGCCACGATTTCGGGCGTCGCCATGGGTCTGATGCTTCGCTGCACCCGCCAGGGCGACGAGCAGCACCCGCCGGCCGAGCGCGTCGAGCACCTGGTGCGGCCGCTGTCGGCGGGCCTGGCCGTACCCCTGTTCGCGCTGTTCGCAGCGGGCGTGTCGATCTCCGGCGGTGCGCTCGCCGACGTGTTCCACCGCCCGGAGACCCTCGGCGTCGTCCTCGGCCTGGTCTGCGGCAAGACCATCGGCGTGTTCGGCGGCACCTGGCTGGCAGTCCGCTTCACCCGCGCGGAGCTGAATCCGGACCTGCGCTGGCCGGACGTCCTCGCGCTCGCGACGCTCTCCGGCATCGGCTTCACCGTCTCCCTGCTGATCGGCGAACTCGCCTTCGCCGCCCACCCGAAGCTCGCCGACGAGGCCAAGGCCGCCGTGCTGGTCGGCTCGGTGATCGCGGCCGTGCTGGCCGCGGTCCTGCTCAAACTGCGCAACGACAGATACCGGAAGCTGACCACGGAGGAGGAGCGGGACGACGACGGGGACGGCATCCCCGACATCTACGAGCAGGACCAACCCGCTTACCACATGCGGATGGCCGAGATCCTGGAGCGCCAGGCCGCCGAGCACCGCAGGCTCGCCGCGCTCGCCCGGCGGCGGCAGGCGGGCGGCCCTGACGACACGTAA
- a CDS encoding NUDIX hydrolase — protein sequence MTRSWEAGASKVDVSAGGLPQWLEPVVDAVGSVRPEQLSSFLPPDGGGRQSAVLVLFGEGDQGPDLLLIERSAALRSHAGQPSFPGGALDPEDGDPDGEGPLRAALREAEEETGLDPAGVQLFGVLPRLYIPVSGFVVTPVLGWWREPSPIRAVDPAETARAFRVPVTDLTDPANRATLVHPSGFRGPAFLVQGALVWGFTAGLIDKLLHYAGWERPWDRERTVPLA from the coding sequence ATGACGCGGTCCTGGGAGGCCGGCGCGTCGAAGGTGGACGTCAGCGCCGGCGGGCTGCCGCAGTGGCTGGAGCCCGTGGTCGACGCCGTCGGCAGCGTGCGGCCCGAGCAGCTCAGCAGTTTCCTGCCGCCCGACGGCGGGGGGCGGCAGTCGGCCGTGCTCGTGCTGTTCGGCGAGGGCGATCAGGGACCCGACCTGCTGCTCATCGAGCGTTCCGCGGCGCTTCGTTCGCACGCGGGCCAGCCGTCCTTCCCGGGCGGCGCGCTCGACCCCGAGGACGGCGACCCGGACGGCGAGGGCCCGCTGCGGGCGGCGCTGCGCGAGGCCGAGGAGGAGACCGGCCTCGACCCGGCGGGCGTGCAGCTCTTCGGCGTCCTGCCGCGGCTCTATATCCCGGTGAGCGGTTTCGTGGTCACTCCGGTGCTGGGCTGGTGGCGCGAGCCGAGCCCGATCCGCGCGGTCGACCCCGCGGAGACCGCTCGCGCCTTCCGGGTTCCCGTGACGGATCTCACCGATCCGGCCAACCGTGCGACTCTCGTGCACCCCAGCGGTTTCCGCGGCCCGGCCTTCCTCGTCCAGGGCGCCCTGGTGTGGGGCTTCACCGCCGGCCTGATCGACAAGTTGCTGCACTACGCGGGCTGGGAGCGGCCCTGGGACCGGGAGCGCACCGTGCCGCTGGCCTAG
- the nth gene encoding endonuclease III, producing the protein MAESKVGKAPKTESQVAKVRRARRINRELAEVYPYAHPELDFENPFQLLIATVLSAQTTDLRVNQTTPALFAKYPTAADMAAADPADLEQILRPTGFFRAKTRSVLGLSAALRDEFGGEVPGRLADLVKLPGVGRKTANVVLGNAFGVPGITVDTHFGRLSRRFGWTTSQDPEEVERDVAALFPKSDWTMLSHRVVFHGRRMCHARKPACGVCPIAALCPSYGEGEMDPEKAKKLLKYEKGGFPGQRLNPPPDYPGQPAPPLGAS; encoded by the coding sequence ATGGCAGAGAGCAAGGTCGGCAAGGCCCCCAAAACGGAGTCCCAGGTAGCGAAGGTCCGCAGGGCCCGCCGGATCAACCGCGAACTCGCCGAGGTGTATCCGTACGCACATCCGGAGCTGGACTTCGAGAACCCGTTCCAGCTCCTGATCGCCACGGTGCTGTCCGCGCAGACCACCGACCTGCGGGTCAATCAGACGACACCCGCACTGTTCGCGAAGTACCCGACGGCGGCGGACATGGCGGCGGCCGACCCGGCGGACCTGGAGCAGATCCTGCGGCCGACCGGCTTCTTCCGGGCCAAGACGAGGTCCGTGCTGGGCCTGTCCGCCGCGCTGCGGGACGAGTTCGGCGGCGAGGTGCCCGGCCGCCTGGCCGACCTGGTGAAGCTGCCCGGCGTCGGCCGCAAGACCGCGAACGTGGTGCTGGGCAACGCGTTCGGGGTGCCCGGCATCACGGTCGACACCCACTTCGGCCGGCTCTCGCGCCGCTTCGGCTGGACCACCTCGCAGGACCCCGAGGAGGTCGAGCGGGATGTGGCCGCGCTCTTCCCCAAGTCGGACTGGACGATGCTGTCGCACCGCGTCGTCTTCCACGGCCGCCGGATGTGCCACGCCCGCAAGCCCGCCTGCGGGGTGTGCCCGATCGCCGCGCTTTGCCCGTCGTACGGCGAGGGCGAGATGGACCCGGAGAAGGCGAAGAAGCTGCTGAAGTACGAGAAGGGCGGCTTCCCCGGGCAGCGGCTGAACCCGCCGCCGGACTACCCGGGGCAGCCCGCGCCCCCGCTGGGCGCCTCATGA
- a CDS encoding alpha/beta fold hydrolase, with protein sequence MNLPAGSPSQPNRPVPVPDATDRSGPVGAELGRGGQVPRLDGPWTHREVAANGARFHIAEAGDGPLVLLLHGFPQFWWAWRHQLTALADAGFRAVAMDLRGVGGSDRTPRGYDPGNLALDVTGVIRSLGEPDAALVGHDLGGYLAWTAAAMRPKLVRRLAVCSMPHPRRWRAAMLTDLRQSRSGGYIWGFQRPWVPERQLVADDAALVGQMIRDWSGPRPLDEESIDVYREAMQIPSTAHCAVEPYRWMVRSMARPDGLQFNRRMKRPVRVPTLQMHGSLDRAVGTRSVAGSGEYVEAPYRWRLFDGLGHFPHEEDPVAFSTELVNWLKDPEPDR encoded by the coding sequence ATGAACCTCCCCGCCGGCTCGCCCAGCCAGCCCAACCGGCCCGTCCCGGTGCCGGACGCGACGGACCGGAGCGGGCCGGTCGGCGCGGAGCTCGGCCGAGGTGGCCAGGTGCCCCGCCTCGACGGACCCTGGACCCACCGCGAGGTGGCCGCGAACGGCGCCCGCTTCCACATCGCCGAGGCCGGCGACGGCCCGCTGGTGCTCTTGCTGCACGGCTTCCCGCAGTTCTGGTGGGCCTGGCGGCACCAGCTCACCGCGCTCGCCGACGCGGGCTTCCGCGCGGTCGCGATGGACCTGCGCGGGGTCGGCGGCAGCGACCGTACGCCCCGCGGCTACGACCCCGGCAACCTGGCACTCGACGTGACCGGGGTGATCCGCTCGCTCGGCGAGCCCGACGCCGCGCTGGTCGGCCACGACCTGGGCGGATACCTGGCCTGGACCGCCGCCGCGATGCGGCCGAAGCTGGTACGTCGGCTGGCCGTCTGCTCGATGCCGCACCCACGACGCTGGCGGGCCGCGATGCTCACCGACCTGCGGCAGAGCAGGTCGGGCGGCTACATCTGGGGCTTCCAGCGCCCTTGGGTGCCCGAGCGGCAGCTCGTCGCCGACGACGCGGCACTGGTCGGCCAGATGATCCGGGACTGGTCGGGACCGCGGCCGCTGGACGAGGAGTCGATCGACGTCTACCGCGAGGCCATGCAGATCCCGTCCACGGCGCACTGCGCGGTCGAGCCCTACCGCTGGATGGTGCGGTCGATGGCCCGGCCGGACGGCCTCCAGTTCAACCGCCGGATGAAGCGCCCGGTGCGCGTGCCCACCCTGCAGATGCACGGCTCGCTCGACCGGGCGGTCGGCACCAGGAGCGTGGCAGGCAGCGGGGAGTATGTGGAGGCGCCCTACCGCTGGCGGCTCTTCGACGGCCTCGGGCACTTCCCGCACGAGGAGGACCCGGTGGCCTTCTCGACCGAGCTGGTCAACTGGCTCAAGGACCCGGAACCGGACCGCTGA
- a CDS encoding MarP family serine protease, giving the protein MNVLDILLILAAVWFAVIGYRQGFVVGVMSVIGFLGGGLAAVYLLPLLWDKATDHATPGSAAVMSAVVIVIVCASVGQAFTTHLGNKARTRITWSPARTLDAGGGALVNVLAMLLVAWLIGSALATTTLPTIGREVRSSKVLIGVSRVMPPSADTWFTDFSDTLAQNGLPQVFGTFGSEPITSVPAPDPALVGSPAVADARPSIVKVVGTAPSCGKVLEGSGFVFAKDRVMTNAHVVGGVSEPTVQVGGKGRLHDARVVLYDWQRDIAVLDVPGLDAPALHFATTSEQSRDDAIVAGFPENGPFDVRAARIRDRIKASGPDIYHRGTVHRDVYSLYATVRAGNSGGPLLTTDGEVAGVVFAKSLDDSHTGYALTAAEVAPDVTAGRTANRQVDTEGCAL; this is encoded by the coding sequence GTGAACGTGCTGGACATCCTGCTCATCCTCGCCGCCGTGTGGTTCGCCGTGATCGGCTACCGGCAGGGCTTCGTCGTCGGCGTCATGTCGGTGATCGGCTTCCTCGGCGGCGGCCTGGCCGCCGTCTACCTGCTGCCGCTGCTGTGGGACAAGGCGACGGACCATGCGACCCCGGGCTCGGCCGCGGTGATGTCCGCGGTCGTGATCGTGATCGTGTGCGCGTCGGTGGGGCAGGCGTTCACCACGCACCTGGGCAACAAGGCGCGCACCCGCATCACCTGGTCCCCGGCCAGAACCCTGGACGCAGGCGGCGGCGCCCTGGTCAACGTGCTGGCGATGCTGCTGGTGGCGTGGCTGATCGGCAGCGCGCTGGCGACCACGACGCTGCCGACGATAGGGCGCGAGGTGCGGTCGTCGAAGGTGCTGATCGGGGTGTCCCGGGTGATGCCGCCGTCGGCCGACACCTGGTTCACCGACTTCAGCGACACCCTGGCGCAGAACGGCCTGCCGCAGGTCTTCGGCACGTTCGGCTCAGAGCCGATCACCTCGGTACCCGCCCCCGACCCCGCGCTGGTCGGCAGCCCCGCGGTGGCCGACGCCCGCCCCAGCATCGTCAAGGTCGTCGGCACCGCCCCGAGCTGCGGGAAGGTGCTGGAGGGCTCGGGCTTCGTCTTCGCCAAGGACCGGGTGATGACCAACGCGCACGTCGTCGGCGGCGTCTCCGAGCCCACCGTGCAGGTCGGCGGCAAGGGCCGGCTGCACGACGCCCGCGTGGTCCTCTACGACTGGCAGCGCGACATCGCCGTCCTCGACGTGCCCGGGCTGGACGCGCCCGCGCTCCACTTCGCCACCACGAGCGAGCAGAGCCGCGACGACGCCATCGTGGCGGGCTTCCCCGAGAACGGCCCCTTCGACGTGCGCGCCGCCCGGATTCGGGACCGCATCAAGGCCAGCGGGCCGGACATCTACCACCGCGGCACCGTGCACCGCGACGTGTACTCGCTGTACGCGACGGTCCGGGCGGGGAACTCGGGCGGTCCGCTGCTGACCACCGACGGCGAGGTCGCCGGGGTGGTCTTCGCGAAGTCCCTGGACGACTCGCACACCGGTTACGCGCTGACCGCCGCCGAGGTGGCCCCGGACGTCACGGCCGGGCGTACCGCGAACCGGCAAGTGGACACCGAGGGGTGCGCGCTGTGA
- a CDS encoding phage holin family protein: MSPASNGDERSLGELFSAATTELSALVHDEIALAKTEIRQDVKRATIGSGALIVALALCLFAVPMGCMALAYVIHRTGLPLDASFGIVCGAFVVLGVLLAALAYSRFKKVKKPERSIASAKETAAVLQKAKPRPRELGPQDAKPLGATVAAPALESKM; the protein is encoded by the coding sequence ATGAGCCCAGCCTCGAACGGTGACGAGCGCAGCCTCGGCGAGCTGTTCTCCGCCGCCACGACGGAGCTGTCCGCCCTGGTGCACGACGAGATCGCGCTGGCCAAGACCGAGATCCGGCAGGACGTGAAGCGCGCCACGATCGGCAGCGGCGCGCTGATCGTGGCGCTGGCGCTCTGCCTGTTCGCGGTACCCATGGGCTGCATGGCACTGGCGTACGTCATCCACCGCACCGGACTGCCGCTCGACGCGTCGTTCGGCATCGTGTGCGGCGCCTTCGTGGTCCTCGGCGTGCTGCTCGCCGCACTGGCGTACAGCCGGTTCAAGAAGGTGAAGAAGCCGGAGCGCTCCATCGCCTCGGCCAAGGAGACCGCCGCGGTGCTGCAGAAGGCCAAGCCGCGCCCGCGCGAGCTCGGTCCGCAGGACGCCAAGCCGCTGGGCGCCACCGTCGCGGCTCCCGCGCTCGAATCGAAGATGTGA
- a CDS encoding alpha/beta hydrolase yields the protein MTAAAPRPPSPQPADRAAAEEASAFGHDPVPPDATASYGAHPDQVVDFYRPAGTGTARPAPLVALLHGGAWRDAHDRTHVSPLAAHLAARGLAVASVEYRRGGTGGAAGGPEAPGDQPADGKQLPRQAEVRAETAEPPLPPAGRWPDTFDDVAAAMDALPALARDALGEDTVDPRRIVLTGHSAGGHLALWAAARHLLPADSPWHRPAPPAVRGVVALAPIADFTSAIRLRVCSGAVLDLLGGPDHATDRLPHADPAALLPTGIATTIVHGTTDNVVPPQVSAAFARAAGAAGEEPTVAWLPATGHFPLIDPSSDACTAVADEIGQLAW from the coding sequence ATGACCGCTGCCGCGCCCCGCCCACCCTCGCCCCAGCCCGCCGACCGGGCGGCGGCCGAGGAGGCATCGGCGTTCGGCCACGACCCCGTGCCCCCGGACGCCACGGCGTCCTACGGCGCCCACCCCGACCAGGTGGTCGACTTCTACCGGCCCGCCGGCACCGGGACCGCCCGCCCGGCACCCCTGGTGGCGCTGCTGCACGGCGGCGCCTGGCGGGACGCCCACGACCGCACCCACGTCTCCCCGCTCGCCGCGCATCTCGCGGCGCGCGGGCTGGCGGTGGCGTCGGTCGAATACCGCCGCGGCGGTACGGGCGGCGCGGCGGGCGGTCCGGAGGCACCCGGCGACCAGCCGGCCGACGGTAAGCAACTGCCCCGGCAGGCGGAGGTCCGGGCGGAGACCGCCGAGCCCCCGCTTCCGCCCGCCGGCCGCTGGCCCGACACCTTCGACGACGTCGCCGCCGCGATGGACGCCCTGCCCGCGCTCGCCCGCGATGCCCTCGGTGAGGACACCGTCGACCCCCGCCGCATCGTGCTCACCGGGCACAGCGCGGGCGGCCACCTCGCGCTGTGGGCCGCCGCCCGCCACCTGCTGCCCGCCGACTCCCCTTGGCACCGCCCCGCACCTCCAGCCGTCCGCGGTGTCGTGGCCCTCGCCCCGATCGCCGACTTCACCTCGGCGATCCGGCTGCGCGTCTGCTCCGGTGCGGTGCTGGACCTCCTCGGCGGACCCGACCACGCCACCGACCGCCTGCCCCACGCCGACCCGGCCGCGCTGCTTCCCACCGGCATCGCCACCACCATCGTGCACGGCACCACTGACAATGTGGTTCCGCCGCAGGTCAGCGCGGCTTTCGCCCGTGCCGCCGGAGCGGCGGGGGAGGAGCCCACCGTGGCGTGGCTGCCGGCCACCGGCCACTTCCCGCTGATCGACCCGTCGAGCGACGCGTGTACGGCCGTGGCGGACGAGATCGGCCAACTCGCCTGGTGA